The following proteins come from a genomic window of Flavobacterium crocinum:
- a CDS encoding alpha/beta hydrolase yields the protein MNLSLEYKIREPKVILDQNPLLLLLHGYGSNEADLFSFASELPDNYYIISARAPYDLQYGAYAWYAINFDADQNKFSDNEQAKTSRDIIANFIDELVANYPIDAKNVTLIGFSQGSILSYATALSYPEKIQRVVAMSGYFNEEIIKEGFENNDFKTLKFFASHGTVDQVIPIEWARKTPAVLEKLNIPVTYKEYPVGHGVAPQNFFDFKNWLAL from the coding sequence ATGAATCTATCATTAGAATATAAAATAAGAGAACCAAAAGTAATTTTAGATCAAAATCCGCTTTTATTGTTGTTGCACGGATACGGAAGCAATGAAGCCGATTTATTCTCTTTTGCCTCTGAACTTCCTGATAATTATTATATCATTTCTGCAAGAGCACCTTACGATTTACAATATGGAGCTTACGCTTGGTACGCTATTAATTTCGATGCCGATCAAAACAAGTTTTCTGATAACGAACAAGCCAAAACTTCAAGAGACATCATCGCTAATTTTATTGACGAATTAGTAGCAAATTATCCAATTGATGCCAAAAATGTGACTTTAATCGGATTCAGCCAAGGATCTATTTTAAGTTATGCAACAGCTCTTTCTTATCCTGAAAAAATTCAGAGAGTGGTTGCAATGAGCGGTTATTTTAATGAAGAAATCATCAAAGAAGGTTTTGAAAATAACGATTTCAAAACCTTAAAATTTTTCGCTTCACACGGAACTGTAGATCAGGTTATTCCAATTGAATGGGCGAGAAAAACTCCTGCGGTTTTAGAAAAATTAAATATTCCGGTTACTTATAAAGAATATCCAGTTGGACATGGAGTTGCTCCACAGAATTTCTTTGATTTTAAGAATTGGCTAGCTTTGTAA
- a CDS encoding TonB-dependent receptor — protein MGTEIKLKGDKVIEQIPSIKDKALRINLNENIYGTFAEIGAGQETVRHFFRSGGSSGTIAKAMSAYDKDFSDAVYGAENDGRYVTEERLKKMLTHEGQIIEERLSREKHPTKLFFSYANTVATIDFAKQFKGHGWVGIRYQIEPDEAYNEIILHIRFKETDARLQQETLGILGVNLIYGAFYKYNDPKRLLRYLYDHLDKDQLEIDTINFSGPRFADVDNRLMSLQLVKNGMTDAVMFNPEGKNILPAAILYKKNLLALRGSFRPVTKVNMDMYEKSLEMFLKENKVEKNNTLVVFEITLSNLRSDGEIDERDFMDRAELLCSLGQTVMISNFQEYYKVVEYFANYTKARMGLAMGVNNLVDIFDEKYYRHLSGGILEAFGKLFYRDMKVFLYPMLDENGELMNSNNLKVHPRMKELYKFFKFNGKVVDIEDYDPTILDVFSREVLKMINQGKKGWEPMLPPGIPEIIKEHHLFGYHPQKELEQNI, from the coding sequence ATGGGTACAGAAATAAAACTCAAAGGTGACAAGGTCATCGAACAGATTCCTTCTATAAAAGACAAAGCTTTACGCATTAATTTAAACGAGAATATTTACGGAACATTTGCTGAAATTGGCGCTGGACAAGAGACAGTTAGACATTTTTTCAGATCCGGAGGTTCATCAGGAACGATAGCAAAAGCGATGTCTGCCTATGATAAAGATTTTAGTGATGCCGTTTATGGTGCAGAAAACGACGGAAGATATGTTACCGAAGAGCGTTTGAAAAAAATGCTAACACACGAAGGTCAGATTATCGAAGAGCGTTTGAGCAGAGAAAAACACCCAACAAAATTGTTTTTCAGTTACGCCAATACAGTAGCCACAATCGATTTTGCCAAACAATTTAAAGGTCACGGCTGGGTTGGAATTCGATACCAAATTGAGCCGGACGAAGCTTATAACGAAATTATTCTTCACATTCGTTTTAAAGAGACCGACGCCAGATTACAACAAGAAACACTTGGAATTTTAGGGGTTAACTTAATTTACGGTGCTTTTTACAAATACAACGATCCCAAACGATTACTTCGTTACTTATACGATCACTTAGACAAAGATCAATTAGAAATCGACACCATTAACTTTTCAGGCCCACGTTTTGCTGACGTTGACAACCGTTTGATGAGTTTACAATTGGTTAAAAACGGAATGACAGATGCCGTAATGTTTAATCCGGAAGGAAAAAACATTTTACCTGCAGCAATCTTATACAAAAAGAACCTTTTGGCTTTAAGAGGAAGTTTCCGTCCGGTTACAAAAGTAAACATGGACATGTATGAGAAGTCATTAGAGATGTTTCTTAAAGAAAATAAGGTTGAGAAAAACAATACACTAGTTGTTTTTGAAATTACACTTTCAAACTTACGCTCTGATGGTGAAATTGACGAACGTGACTTTATGGATAGAGCTGAATTACTTTGTTCGTTAGGACAAACCGTAATGATTTCAAATTTCCAGGAATATTACAAAGTGGTTGAATACTTCGCCAACTATACTAAAGCTCGTATGGGACTAGCAATGGGCGTAAATAACCTTGTTGATATTTTTGACGAGAAATATTACCGTCATTTAAGTGGTGGGATTCTGGAAGCTTTCGGAAAATTATTCTATCGCGATATGAAAGTTTTCTTGTATCCAATGTTGGATGAAAATGGCGAATTAATGAATTCAAACAACTTAAAAGTTCATCCTAGAATGAAAGAATTGTACAAATTCTTTAAATTCAACGGAAAAGTAGTTGATATCGAAGATTATGATCCAACTATTCTTGATGTATTCTCTAGAGAAGTTCTAAAAATGATCAACCAAGGAAAAAAAGGCTGGGAACCAATGCTTCCTCCTGGAATTCCTGAAATCATCAAAGAACATCATCTTTTTGGATATCATCCGCAGAAAGAATTAGAACAAAATATATAA
- the bcp gene encoding thioredoxin-dependent thiol peroxidase — protein MTTLKAGDKAPNFSGTDQDGKTHKLADYAGKKLVVFFYPKASTPGCTAEACDLRDNFHRFQANNYELLGVSADSAKAQIKFKDKYELPFPLIADEDKSVINAFGVWGPKKFMGKEYDGIHRTTFVIDEKGIIEEVIENVKTKEHASQILK, from the coding sequence ATGACAACATTAAAAGCAGGAGATAAAGCGCCCAATTTTTCAGGAACAGATCAAGACGGAAAAACACATAAATTGGCAGATTATGCAGGGAAAAAACTAGTAGTTTTCTTTTATCCAAAGGCAAGCACACCAGGCTGTACGGCTGAAGCTTGTGATTTAAGAGATAATTTTCACCGTTTTCAGGCTAATAATTATGAACTTTTAGGAGTAAGTGCAGACAGTGCAAAAGCACAAATTAAGTTTAAAGATAAGTATGAATTGCCTTTTCCGTTAATCGCAGACGAAGATAAATCGGTTATAAACGCTTTTGGAGTTTGGGGACCAAAGAAATTCATGGGAAAAGAATACGATGGAATTCACAGAACCACTTTTGTAATCGATGAAAAAGGAATTATCGAAGAAGTAATTGAAAACGTAAAAACAAAAGAACACGCTTCGCAGATTTTGAAATAG
- a CDS encoding helix-turn-helix domain-containing protein: protein MKTYTLDQVTDEIVGKIGTPNRDQFEYDLQMDLIGNAIKQTRKQRNLTQEELGKLIGVQKAQISKLESNAGNVTLETLIKVFTALKAKVKFQIELSDLKY, encoded by the coding sequence ATGAAGACATATACTTTAGATCAAGTAACAGACGAAATCGTAGGCAAAATTGGAACTCCAAACAGAGATCAGTTTGAGTACGATTTACAAATGGACTTAATTGGTAACGCAATCAAACAAACCCGAAAACAACGCAATTTGACTCAGGAAGAACTTGGAAAACTTATTGGCGTTCAAAAAGCACAAATATCAAAACTAGAAAGTAATGCCGGAAATGTGACTTTGGAAACTTTAATTAAAGTTTTTACTGCTTTGAAAGCTAAAGTTAAATTTCAAATAGAATTGTCAGATCTAAAATATTGA
- a CDS encoding lactonase family protein produces MKKIYLVLFSALSLTMVNAQNKFNLLVGTYTNKCQSNGIYVYEFNASTGDFKLKNSSENVISPSYLSVSADNKFIYAVNENGNQSAVSAFGYDSASGKVKFLNSNASLGADPCHLINDDKNVIVANYSGGNIVVFKKNADGSITEVQQLIQHEGKGPNAARQEKAHVHMVMFSPDKKFVLSNDLGLDKVFIYKYNPTSKNEMLTLKGSVDVKPGSGPRHLTFSKDGKFVYLVQELNGTLTTLSYDKTGNLKVVAETSILPKGFTGGTGAAAIKTSPDGNFLYVSDRVDANSISVYKIQKDGSLELVEQQSTLGKGPRDFAIDPTGNYLLVGHQYTNDIIIFKRDKTTGKLTDTGKRIELCSPVGLLFTKI; encoded by the coding sequence ATGAAAAAAATATATCTAGTCTTATTTTCGGCCTTATCACTGACCATGGTAAATGCCCAAAATAAATTCAATTTATTAGTTGGAACTTATACTAATAAATGCCAAAGCAACGGAATTTACGTTTACGAATTTAATGCTTCTACCGGCGATTTCAAACTGAAAAATTCTTCAGAAAATGTAATTAGCCCAAGTTATTTATCGGTTTCTGCAGACAATAAATTTATATATGCGGTAAACGAAAACGGGAATCAAAGTGCTGTAAGTGCCTTTGGTTATGATTCGGCTTCCGGGAAAGTTAAATTTTTAAATTCAAATGCTTCTCTTGGAGCAGATCCTTGCCATTTAATTAATGATGATAAAAATGTGATTGTTGCCAATTATTCTGGCGGAAATATTGTTGTTTTTAAGAAAAATGCAGACGGAAGCATTACAGAAGTACAGCAATTAATTCAGCACGAAGGTAAAGGACCCAACGCAGCGCGTCAGGAAAAAGCACACGTACATATGGTGATGTTTTCTCCGGATAAAAAGTTTGTTCTGTCAAATGATTTAGGATTAGATAAAGTATTTATTTATAAATACAATCCAACTTCTAAGAACGAAATGCTGACTTTAAAAGGAAGTGTTGATGTAAAACCAGGAAGTGGTCCAAGACATTTGACTTTCAGTAAGGATGGAAAATTTGTATATCTGGTTCAGGAATTAAACGGAACACTAACAACGTTAAGCTACGATAAAACAGGAAATCTAAAAGTGGTTGCAGAAACAAGTATTCTTCCAAAAGGTTTTACAGGCGGAACAGGAGCAGCTGCAATCAAAACTTCTCCTGATGGAAACTTCTTATATGTTTCAGACCGTGTAGATGCAAACTCTATTTCTGTTTATAAAATCCAGAAAGATGGCTCTTTAGAATTGGTAGAGCAACAAAGCACTTTAGGAAAAGGTCCAAGAGATTTCGCGATTGATCCAACAGGAAATTATCTTTTAGTTGGTCATCAGTACACAAACGACATAATTATTTTTAAAAGAGATAAAACAACAGGAAAACTTACTGATACTGGAAAAAGAATTGAGTTGTGTTCTCCGGTTGGACTTTTATTTACGAAGATTTAG
- a CDS encoding vWA domain-containing protein, with product MHFKHPEILYFLFLLIVPILVHLFQLRRFKTSYFTNVRFLKELAVQTRKSSKIKKRLLLATRLLLLTCIILAFAQPFFEAIDSKNASNEMYIVLDNSFSMQAKGKKGELLKRAVQELLENTPENTQFSLLTNTEIFWNTDIKSSKSALQNLKYSASPFDLSAITAKIKAHKSAHKKDIVIITDAVGLKEKDIQNLDFEEKPYFIVPKAEQKNNVSIDSVYINQTLENFYEIGINLSAYGEDFKPVSTALYNQNKLIAKTIVNFDTKKKKINFTIPKEAFHGYVTIEDNGLTYDNKLFFSISKNKKTNVISIGEPEKANFLSRIYTPAEFNYHNYPISSLDYNSLEKQNTIILNELTEIPQALQTTLKAFVSKGGNLVVIPNEKSSLSNLNTFLANFGKVQFGNLETNSKLITKINFDHPLFSGVFENKISNFQYPKANSSFAVSSSYPAVLSFEDQIPFVTAVQNQVAGITVFTAPINSTNSNFQQSPLIVPLFYKIAQNNQKTGLNALTIGNNQPYFVDVLLTKDAILEVKGNEDSFIPVQQILNNKVKLTFNDFPETAGNYGIFDKKEWVENISFNYNRTESDLSQVNTNLVSDFKTADTISTIFNTLQTERTDSQIWKWFVIFALLFLALEMAIIKFVK from the coding sequence ATGCATTTTAAACATCCCGAAATTCTATACTTTCTGTTTTTATTGATCGTTCCAATTTTGGTTCACTTATTTCAATTAAGACGTTTTAAAACTTCCTATTTTACTAATGTTCGATTCTTAAAAGAACTTGCCGTTCAGACTCGTAAAAGTTCTAAAATCAAAAAAAGACTTTTATTAGCCACTCGTTTATTATTGCTAACCTGCATCATCTTAGCCTTTGCACAACCGTTTTTTGAAGCTATTGACAGTAAAAATGCTTCAAACGAAATGTATATTGTTCTGGATAATTCATTCAGTATGCAGGCAAAAGGAAAAAAAGGCGAATTACTAAAAAGAGCGGTTCAGGAATTATTGGAAAACACTCCGGAAAACACACAATTTTCACTTTTAACCAACACCGAAATTTTTTGGAATACCGATATTAAATCTTCAAAAAGTGCTTTACAAAATTTAAAATACAGCGCTTCTCCATTTGATCTTTCAGCCATTACCGCTAAAATCAAAGCGCATAAATCGGCACATAAAAAAGATATTGTCATTATCACTGATGCAGTTGGTCTGAAAGAAAAGGATATTCAAAATTTAGATTTTGAAGAAAAACCATACTTCATAGTTCCAAAAGCAGAACAGAAAAACAACGTTTCAATTGACAGCGTTTACATCAATCAGACTTTAGAAAATTTCTATGAAATTGGCATAAACTTATCCGCTTATGGAGAAGATTTCAAACCTGTTTCAACCGCTTTATACAATCAAAACAAACTGATTGCCAAAACGATTGTCAATTTTGACACAAAGAAAAAGAAAATCAATTTCACGATTCCGAAAGAAGCATTTCACGGCTATGTAACAATTGAAGATAATGGTTTGACTTATGACAATAAATTGTTTTTCAGCATTTCTAAAAACAAAAAAACAAACGTAATTAGTATTGGTGAACCTGAAAAAGCTAATTTTTTATCCAGAATTTATACTCCTGCTGAATTCAATTATCATAATTATCCTATCAGTTCTTTGGATTACAATAGTTTAGAGAAACAGAATACTATTATTTTAAATGAATTAACTGAAATTCCGCAAGCATTACAGACCACTTTAAAAGCATTTGTTTCTAAAGGTGGAAATTTGGTTGTAATTCCTAATGAAAAAAGTTCGCTTTCTAATTTGAATACTTTCTTGGCGAATTTCGGAAAAGTTCAATTCGGAAATTTGGAAACCAACAGCAAATTAATTACTAAAATCAACTTCGATCACCCTCTGTTTTCAGGCGTTTTTGAAAACAAAATTTCGAATTTCCAATATCCAAAAGCAAACAGTTCATTTGCGGTTTCAAGCTCTTATCCTGCTGTTCTTTCGTTTGAAGATCAGATACCATTTGTTACTGCTGTTCAGAATCAGGTTGCAGGAATAACGGTTTTTACAGCGCCAATAAACAGCACTAATTCGAATTTTCAGCAATCTCCGCTGATTGTTCCTCTTTTTTATAAAATAGCACAGAACAATCAGAAAACAGGTTTAAATGCTTTAACCATTGGAAATAATCAGCCTTATTTCGTGGATGTTTTACTGACTAAAGATGCTATTTTGGAAGTAAAAGGAAATGAAGATTCTTTTATTCCGGTTCAGCAGATTTTAAACAACAAAGTAAAATTAACTTTTAATGATTTTCCTGAAACGGCTGGCAATTACGGAATTTTCGATAAAAAAGAATGGGTCGAAAATATTAGTTTTAATTACAACAGAACCGAAAGCGATTTGAGTCAGGTAAACACCAATTTAGTTTCAGATTTCAAAACTGCCGATACTATATCAACCATTTTTAACACCTTACAAACTGAGCGAACTGACAGCCAAATTTGGAAATGGTTTGTTATCTTTGCACTGTTATTTTTAGCATTAGAAATGGCAATTATAAAATTTGTGAAATAA
- a CDS encoding RNA polymerase sigma factor: protein MADLHTPDALLVKNYVEGSEAALATLIKRHESKIYGFIYSKIADRDISNDIFQDTFIKVIKTLKSNSYNEEGKFLPWVMRISHNLIVDHFRKTKKMPMYRETEEFSIFSIMSDDTLTIEGKMIVDQVELDLKKLIEELPDDQKEVLVMRMYQDMSFKEISEITGVSINTALGRMRYALMNLRKIIDKHQIILTN from the coding sequence ATGGCTGATCTGCATACTCCAGATGCTCTATTAGTGAAAAATTATGTTGAAGGTAGTGAAGCTGCTCTTGCAACATTAATAAAGAGGCACGAATCTAAGATATATGGTTTCATATATTCAAAGATTGCTGATAGAGACATTTCAAATGATATTTTTCAGGATACATTTATTAAAGTAATTAAAACTTTAAAAAGCAACTCTTACAACGAAGAAGGTAAATTCCTGCCTTGGGTAATGCGAATTTCTCATAACCTGATTGTGGATCACTTCCGTAAAACTAAAAAAATGCCAATGTACAGAGAAACCGAAGAATTTTCGATTTTCTCTATCATGTCAGACGATACTTTGACAATAGAAGGCAAAATGATCGTAGATCAGGTAGAGCTCGATTTAAAAAAGCTGATTGAAGAACTTCCGGATGATCAAAAAGAAGTTTTGGTAATGCGTATGTATCAGGATATGAGTTTCAAAGAAATCTCAGAAATTACTGGTGTAAGCATTAACACAGCGTTAGGAAGAATGCGTTATGCGTTAATGAATTTGAGAAAAATAATTGATAAACATCAAATTATTTTAACCAACTAA
- a CDS encoding endonuclease III domain-containing protein gives MNKESRVQFVIDKLKELYPTIPVPLDHKDPYTLLIAVLLSAQCTDVRVNQITPLLFAKADNPYDMVKMSVEEIKEIIRPCGLSPMKSKGIHGLSEILIEKHNGEVPQSFEALEALPAVGHKTASVVMSQAFGVPAFPVDTHIHRLMYRWNLSNGKNVAQTEKDAKRLFPRDLWNDLHLQIIWYGREYSPARGWNLEKDIITKTVGKKSLIEELEKTSKK, from the coding sequence ATGAATAAAGAATCTCGTGTGCAATTTGTTATTGACAAATTAAAAGAACTCTACCCTACTATACCTGTTCCTCTTGACCATAAAGATCCTTATACACTTTTGATTGCGGTTTTATTATCTGCACAATGTACAGATGTTCGTGTCAATCAAATTACGCCATTATTATTTGCAAAAGCAGATAATCCATATGATATGGTTAAAATGTCTGTTGAGGAAATCAAGGAAATTATTCGTCCTTGCGGTTTATCGCCAATGAAATCTAAAGGGATTCATGGTTTGTCTGAAATTTTGATTGAAAAACATAACGGAGAAGTTCCTCAAAGTTTTGAAGCTCTTGAAGCTTTGCCTGCTGTTGGTCATAAAACGGCAAGTGTAGTAATGTCACAGGCTTTTGGAGTTCCTGCTTTTCCGGTTGATACGCATATTCACAGATTAATGTACAGATGGAATTTATCGAATGGAAAAAATGTAGCGCAAACCGAAAAAGATGCCAAAAGATTATTTCCAAGAGATTTATGGAACGATTTACATCTACAGATTATTTGGTACGGACGTGAATATTCACCTGCACGCGGATGGAATCTGGAAAAAGATATTATTACTAAAACAGTCGGAAAAAAATCTCTGATTGAGGAACTAGAAAAAACTTCAAAAAAATAA
- a CDS encoding MBL fold metallo-hydrolase, protein MKVYFLGTGTSQGIPIIGIDHPVCKSTDAKDKRLRVSIWITWDDHSYVIDCGPDFRQQMLSCGCRKLDAILFTHEHADHTAGLDDIRPFNFRQGEIPIYGHQRVLDNLRRRFDYVFETVNKYPGAPSVKTIEVENNVPFAVGDKMAIPVNVMHGELQVFGYRIDDFAYLTDVKTIDSTETEKLKGLKVLVVNALRVEPHDTHFNLQEALDFINLIKPEKAYLTHISHVLGFHEEVQKQLPENVFLAYDNLEITI, encoded by the coding sequence TTGAAGGTTTATTTTTTAGGTACAGGTACTTCTCAGGGCATTCCGATTATCGGGATCGATCATCCAGTTTGTAAAAGCACTGATGCTAAGGATAAAAGGCTTCGTGTATCCATCTGGATTACATGGGACGATCATTCTTATGTAATAGATTGCGGCCCTGATTTCAGACAGCAGATGCTTTCCTGCGGATGCCGAAAACTGGATGCAATTCTATTCACACATGAGCATGCAGATCATACGGCTGGGTTAGACGATATTCGTCCTTTTAATTTCAGGCAAGGTGAAATTCCGATTTACGGACATCAGCGTGTTTTGGATAATTTAAGACGTCGTTTCGATTATGTTTTCGAAACCGTTAATAAATATCCGGGAGCACCAAGCGTAAAAACGATCGAGGTTGAAAACAATGTTCCGTTTGCAGTTGGAGATAAAATGGCTATTCCGGTAAATGTAATGCATGGCGAATTACAGGTTTTTGGCTATAGAATAGATGATTTTGCCTATTTGACAGATGTAAAAACAATCGATTCAACTGAAACAGAAAAGCTTAAAGGTTTAAAAGTTTTGGTTGTAAATGCTTTACGTGTAGAACCTCATGACACACATTTTAACCTTCAGGAAGCACTTGATTTTATAAACCTTATTAAGCCTGAAAAAGCTTATTTAACACACATCAGCCACGTTTTAGGTTTTCACGAAGAAGTACAGAAACAACTTCCGGAAAATGTTTTTCTGGCTTACGATAATTTAGAAATTACCATTTAA
- a CDS encoding dihydroorotase, with protein sequence MKIIIKSAKIIDSKSPFHNQTVDLLIADGLIEKIGVSLPNDDAEVVRFDDLHVSQGWFDSSVSLGEPGYEDRETIANGLNVAAKSGFTAIGLQPNSLPIIDNQSQVSFVKNKANGFATEIFPIGALTKASEGKDMAELFDMKNAGAIAFGDYNKSIDNANILKIALQYVQDFDGLVIAYSQDPNIKGNGVANEGIVSTRLGLKGIPNLAEELQISRNLFLLEYTGGKLHIPTISTAKSVELIREAKAKGLNVTCSASVHHLVLTDEKLDGFDTRFKVTPPLRTEVDRQALLNGVADGTIDTITSDHNPIDIEFKKMEFDTAKNGTIGLESAFGALLTVLPLETVIAKLTSARAIFGLENNTIEEGAKANLTLFTLEHKSTFTKENILSKSKNSAFLGTEIKGSVYGIFNQNQLVTK encoded by the coding sequence ATGAAAATAATCATCAAAAGCGCCAAAATTATCGACTCTAAAAGTCCGTTTCACAATCAGACCGTTGATCTTTTAATTGCAGATGGTTTAATAGAAAAAATAGGCGTTTCGCTTCCAAACGACGATGCTGAAGTGGTACGATTTGATGATCTTCACGTTTCTCAGGGCTGGTTTGACAGTAGTGTTTCGCTTGGAGAACCAGGTTACGAAGACAGAGAAACCATTGCAAACGGATTAAATGTTGCGGCAAAAAGCGGATTTACAGCAATTGGTTTACAGCCTAATTCTTTACCAATTATTGACAATCAATCTCAGGTAAGTTTTGTAAAAAATAAAGCAAATGGTTTTGCAACAGAAATTTTTCCAATCGGCGCTTTAACAAAAGCAAGTGAAGGAAAAGATATGGCAGAGCTTTTTGACATGAAAAATGCTGGTGCAATCGCTTTTGGAGATTACAACAAAAGTATTGACAACGCCAATATCCTGAAAATCGCTTTACAATATGTACAGGATTTTGATGGTTTGGTAATTGCTTATTCACAGGATCCAAACATAAAAGGAAATGGTGTCGCAAACGAAGGAATTGTTTCTACCAGATTAGGTCTAAAAGGAATTCCAAATCTTGCTGAAGAATTGCAAATCTCAAGAAACTTATTTTTATTAGAATATACAGGCGGTAAACTTCATATTCCAACGATTTCTACAGCAAAATCGGTTGAATTGATTAGAGAAGCTAAAGCTAAAGGGCTAAATGTAACCTGCAGTGCTTCTGTTCATCACTTAGTTTTAACAGATGAAAAACTGGACGGATTTGATACGCGTTTTAAAGTTACTCCGCCACTACGCACAGAAGTAGACAGACAAGCTCTTTTAAACGGAGTTGCTGACGGAACAATTGACACGATTACTTCAGATCATAATCCGATTGACATTGAATTCAAAAAAATGGAATTTGATACAGCCAAAAACGGAACGATTGGATTAGAAAGTGCTTTTGGAGCATTATTAACCGTTTTACCATTAGAAACTGTAATTGCAAAACTAACTTCAGCAAGAGCTATTTTCGGTCTTGAAAACAATACAATCGAAGAAGGTGCAAAAGCCAATTTGACACTTTTTACACTTGAACACAAATCAACTTTTACAAAAGAAAACATTCTTTCAAAATCTAAAAATTCTGCTTTCTTAGGAACGGAAATAAAAGGTTCTGTGTACGGAATTTTTAATCAAAATCAACTTGTTACAAAATAA
- a CDS encoding tetratricopeptide repeat protein, whose translation MKENIKMLCCLLVISVSVFAQKDKIKEAQSLFDKGKSEESLAILTKTEYLILNAPDEDKSDYYFLKGNVLKDLALKNIDAANNFTLAAQSYQDVFLYENESGKFKSTVKANIALKDMKAGLVNGAMADFKAGKFKESSEKSYKVYLFDKKDTLNLYNAASSALNGKDYNTAITYYELLKKINYSGKGVLYLATNKKTKEEDAFLSPKAREYAIQQGTYEKPRTESVPSKKIEVNSNLAYSYLENKNYPKAEAVYNYVLELNPNNIDAYINLAYLKLQIKKDLADEIAELGTSKAEMQKYDKLSAKKDDVTRSAIPYLKKVLAIEPKNQDATKVLLGVYRSLDMTAEYNALKAGM comes from the coding sequence ATGAAAGAGAACATTAAAATGCTATGCTGTTTGTTAGTGATAAGCGTAAGCGTGTTTGCCCAAAAAGACAAAATTAAAGAAGCACAATCTTTGTTTGACAAAGGAAAAAGCGAAGAATCTTTAGCAATTTTGACCAAAACAGAATATCTAATCCTTAATGCCCCAGATGAAGACAAATCCGATTACTATTTCTTAAAAGGAAATGTTTTAAAAGACCTAGCCTTAAAAAATATTGATGCTGCAAATAACTTTACTTTGGCAGCTCAGTCTTATCAGGATGTATTTTTGTATGAAAATGAATCCGGTAAATTTAAATCTACTGTTAAGGCGAATATTGCTTTAAAAGACATGAAAGCCGGACTTGTAAATGGTGCCATGGCAGATTTTAAAGCCGGTAAATTCAAAGAAAGCTCAGAGAAAAGCTATAAGGTATATTTGTTTGATAAAAAAGATACCTTGAATCTGTACAATGCCGCATCTTCGGCATTAAACGGAAAAGATTATAATACTGCGATTACTTATTATGAATTGCTTAAAAAGATCAATTACTCTGGAAAAGGGGTTTTGTATCTAGCAACAAATAAGAAAACAAAAGAAGAGGATGCTTTTCTTTCTCCAAAAGCTCGAGAATATGCTATTCAACAGGGAACTTATGAAAAACCGAGAACAGAATCGGTTCCTTCCAAGAAAATAGAAGTCAACAGTAATTTAGCGTATTCTTATCTTGAAAATAAAAATTATCCAAAAGCAGAGGCAGTATATAATTATGTTTTAGAATTAAATCCTAATAATATCGATGCCTATATTAATCTGGCTTATTTGAAATTGCAAATCAAAAAAGATTTAGCCGATGAAATAGCAGAATTAGGAACTTCTAAAGCAGAAATGCAGAAATACGATAAGTTAAGTGCTAAAAAAGACGATGTTACCAGAAGTGCAATTCCATATTTAAAGAAAGTATTGGCTATTGAACCCAAAAATCAGGATGCAACAAAAGTACTATTAGGAGTTTACAGATCTCTTGATATGACTGCTGAATATAATGCTTTGAAAGCAGGAATGTAG
- a CDS encoding type II toxin-antitoxin system RelE/ParE family toxin — MGIFVYERMDKNFDIIFLEEAFNFLKKLKPQHSEKIIYNIRKSQTKNDPELFKKLNDEIWEFRTLYQGNQYRLLSFWDKTNSQNTLVISTHGFIKKQIKVPDNEIERAKNIRFNYFKEKDKN; from the coding sequence TTGGGTATTTTTGTATACGAAAGAATGGATAAAAATTTTGATATTATCTTTCTGGAAGAAGCTTTTAATTTTCTAAAAAAATTAAAACCACAACATTCAGAAAAAATAATTTATAATATTAGAAAATCACAAACAAAAAATGATCCCGAACTTTTTAAAAAGTTAAATGATGAGATTTGGGAATTTAGAACTTTATATCAGGGAAACCAATATCGATTATTATCATTTTGGGATAAAACAAATTCACAAAATACTCTTGTTATTTCAACTCACGGTTTTATAAAAAAACAAATTAAAGTTCCTGATAACGAAATCGAACGGGCAAAAAATATCAGATTCAATTATTTTAAAGAAAAAGATAAAAATTAA